Proteins encoded by one window of Candidatus Zixiibacteriota bacterium:
- a CDS encoding TAXI family TRAP transporter solute-binding subunit yields the protein MRNRSVPLWIVSGGFLAFHLWTFPAQAQLPKAVTVGSNPPGSLFYALASGLSKVVTEGSPIQAQVQPHAGTSTFLPLINSGEMDFGVVNAVDMGLAYQGPNRLKIGGRNPFPHVPNTRLIMRGSPLRSSLIVRKDSPIKTIQDVKGKRVTGEYPAQLAVWYNVFGSLSNGGLTWNDVKVVPVPAVNEGVDALVQGRADVTTHAIGSAKVKEADAAVGIRYISLDCSPEGEARIKKAVPGYYLTVVKAGSSTGIVEDTCTYTYDIYLVGHKGLSDAAVQAVLGAIWDNIAKLPPLHPGFREWTRERAVSPEATMPYHPAAVQFFKGKKAWSVKAEENQQRLLALNP from the coding sequence ATGCGCAACCGGTCGGTTCCGCTGTGGATCGTTTCCGGCGGCTTTCTTGCCTTTCATCTCTGGACTTTTCCCGCGCAGGCTCAGCTTCCCAAAGCCGTGACGGTCGGCTCGAACCCGCCGGGCTCTTTGTTCTACGCGCTCGCGAGCGGCCTTTCGAAGGTAGTGACCGAAGGTTCACCGATCCAGGCTCAGGTCCAACCGCACGCCGGCACGAGCACTTTCCTGCCGCTGATCAACAGCGGCGAGATGGATTTCGGCGTCGTCAACGCCGTGGACATGGGGCTGGCGTATCAGGGGCCGAACCGCCTGAAGATCGGCGGAAGGAATCCCTTTCCTCACGTGCCGAACACCCGCCTGATCATGCGCGGCTCGCCGCTTCGCAGCAGCCTCATCGTGCGGAAAGATTCGCCGATCAAGACCATCCAGGACGTCAAGGGAAAACGCGTGACCGGCGAGTATCCCGCGCAGCTCGCCGTCTGGTACAACGTCTTCGGGTCGCTTTCCAACGGCGGCCTGACCTGGAACGACGTCAAGGTCGTCCCGGTGCCGGCGGTGAACGAGGGCGTGGACGCGCTGGTTCAGGGAAGAGCGGACGTCACCACCCACGCGATCGGCTCGGCGAAAGTGAAAGAAGCAGACGCGGCGGTGGGGATCCGCTACATCTCGCTCGACTGCTCGCCCGAGGGAGAGGCGCGCATCAAGAAAGCGGTTCCCGGCTACTATCTCACCGTCGTGAAAGCGGGATCGTCCACCGGAATCGTCGAGGACACCTGCACGTACACCTACGACATTTATCTGGTCGGCCATAAGGGTTTGTCGGACGCAGCCGTGCAGGCAGTGTTGGGCGCGATCTGGGACAATATCGCGAAGCTGCCTCCGCTCCATCCGGGATTCCGGGAATGGACCCGGGAACGAGCGGTGAGCCCGGAAGCGACGATGCCTTATCATCCGGCCGCGGTTCAATTTTTCAAAGGCAAAAAAGCCTGGTCGGTGAAGGCGGAGGAGAACCAGCAGCGACTTCTCGCGCTCAATCCCTGA